One Mycolicibacterium fortuitum subsp. fortuitum genomic window carries:
- the smpB gene encoding SsrA-binding protein SmpB translates to MATKKSSPAGNKQIVASNRKARHNYTILDTYEAGIALMGTEVKSLREGQASLADAFATVDDGEIWLRNVHIAEYHHGTWTNHAPRRNRKLLLHRREIDNLIGKIRDGNLTLVPLSMYFSDGRVKVELALARGKQAHDKRQDLAKRDADREIIRELGRRAKGM, encoded by the coding sequence GTGGCGACCAAGAAGTCCAGCCCCGCCGGCAACAAGCAGATTGTGGCCAGCAATCGCAAGGCGCGGCACAACTACACAATCCTCGATACCTATGAGGCGGGTATCGCGCTGATGGGCACCGAGGTCAAGAGCCTGCGTGAAGGGCAGGCCTCGCTGGCCGACGCGTTCGCCACCGTCGACGACGGCGAGATCTGGCTGCGCAACGTGCACATCGCCGAGTACCACCACGGCACGTGGACCAACCACGCGCCGCGGCGTAACCGCAAGCTGCTGCTGCACCGCAGAGAGATCGACAACCTGATCGGCAAGATCCGCGACGGCAACCTGACGTTGGTGCCGTTGTCGATGTACTTCTCCGACGGCAGGGTCAAGGTCGAGTTGGCGCTGGCCCGCGGTAAGCAGGCCCACGACAAACGTCAGGACCTGGCCAAGCGTGATGCCGACCGCGAGATCATTCGCGAGTTGGGCCGCCGCGCGAAGGGCATGTAG
- a CDS encoding AraC family transcriptional regulator codes for MHLIRGSCLTGFDALTAAHGGDAHALLASAGVDPADAGRRERYVPLRNAIAAVESAATVLGVDDFGRRLAARQNIDILGPVGVAARTATTVAEAFSILDTHMGTYSAGIRARITPDPDETLCRFEYDFLLQPLPPQAQAIELSLGVTLRVLHLFLGTAYRPVAVHVPHPALGTTADYRGYFGCQPRFNQPIAGFSLRSSDLRRSLRHDPLAHQLAMSYLTSAGARERGITETVRSMVRQLLPTGELSAELVARQFGIHPKTLQRRLLAEETTFAEVVESTRRELAHRLLIGTDLPVAKVSRQLGYAEHSVFTRACRRWFGMPPTQYRNR; via the coding sequence ATGCACTTGATCCGCGGCTCGTGTCTGACCGGATTCGACGCGCTGACCGCGGCCCACGGCGGCGACGCGCATGCGCTGCTGGCGTCAGCCGGTGTCGATCCCGCAGACGCCGGCCGGCGCGAACGCTACGTCCCGCTGCGTAACGCAATCGCCGCGGTCGAAAGCGCCGCGACGGTGTTGGGCGTCGACGACTTCGGCCGCCGGTTGGCCGCCCGGCAGAACATCGACATCCTCGGCCCGGTCGGCGTCGCGGCGCGTACCGCCACGACGGTCGCCGAAGCCTTCTCGATCCTCGACACGCATATGGGTACCTACAGCGCCGGCATCAGGGCGCGCATCACGCCCGATCCCGACGAGACACTGTGCCGGTTCGAGTACGACTTCCTGCTGCAACCCCTGCCTCCGCAGGCCCAGGCCATCGAACTGTCCCTCGGGGTCACCCTGCGGGTGCTGCACCTGTTCCTGGGCACCGCGTACCGACCGGTGGCCGTGCATGTGCCCCACCCGGCGCTGGGAACCACTGCCGACTACCGCGGGTACTTCGGATGCCAGCCGCGCTTCAACCAGCCGATCGCCGGATTCAGCCTGCGCTCAAGCGATTTGCGGCGTTCACTGCGCCATGACCCGCTGGCGCACCAGCTCGCGATGAGTTACCTGACGAGCGCAGGCGCCCGCGAGCGCGGGATCACCGAAACCGTGCGCAGCATGGTGCGCCAGCTGCTGCCCACCGGGGAGCTGTCCGCCGAGCTCGTCGCCCGCCAGTTCGGCATCCACCCCAAGACCCTGCAACGTCGCCTCCTCGCCGAAGAAACCACGTTTGCCGAAGTGGTAGAGAGCACCCGCCGCGAACTGGCCCACCGCCTCCTGATCGGCACCGACCTGCCCGTGGCCAAGGTGTCCCGCCAACTCGGATACGCCGAACACAGCGTGTTCACCCGCGCCTGCAGGCGCTGGTTCGGTATGCCCCCGACGCAGTACCGCAACCGCTGA
- a CDS encoding DUF1254 domain-containing protein, which produces MRLWVSGLAVLLLAATAGCNGKSEEPASNSAPTPQQVREIAKEAYTYGFPMVDNYRIQHSYFVDKNNPQYKGDWNQAHSISRVFTPADTTIQTPNSDTPYTMLGADLRAEPLVLTVPPIDAGRYFSLQFVDGYTYDYAYVGSRTTGNGGGKFLLAGPGWSGEKPDGINEVIRSDTDFSLVIYRTQLFDPADIDNVKKIQSGYTVQPLSAFENKPAATAPAMDFVAPLSPDEQRTSPKFFQILNFVLKSAPVLPDEKELRERFATIGIGPDGDFDPDTMSKENLQAVQDGMADAWAELSTFQKDKLNTGEVTSGQLFGTHAELKNNYLYRMAGSVLGIYGNVAKEAMYPVIATDSTGAPLTGAGKYTLRFAPGQLPPVNSFWSITMYKMPQSLLVANPINRYLINSPMLPELVRDPDGGITIQVQNQSPGPGKEANWLPAPEGPFQMILRLYWPKEEALNGTWKAPSALKS; this is translated from the coding sequence ATGAGGCTGTGGGTTTCGGGACTGGCGGTGCTGTTGCTGGCCGCCACGGCGGGCTGTAACGGCAAATCCGAAGAGCCAGCGAGCAATTCGGCGCCGACGCCACAGCAGGTGCGCGAGATCGCCAAGGAGGCCTACACGTACGGCTTCCCGATGGTCGACAACTACCGCATCCAGCACTCCTATTTCGTGGACAAGAACAACCCGCAGTACAAGGGCGACTGGAACCAGGCGCACAGCATCTCGCGAGTGTTCACGCCCGCCGACACCACGATCCAGACTCCCAACTCCGATACCCCGTACACGATGCTCGGCGCCGATTTGCGGGCCGAGCCGCTGGTGCTGACGGTGCCGCCCATCGACGCCGGACGCTACTTCTCGCTGCAGTTCGTCGACGGCTACACCTACGACTACGCCTATGTGGGAAGTCGCACCACCGGCAACGGCGGCGGCAAATTCCTGCTCGCCGGGCCCGGCTGGAGCGGGGAAAAGCCCGACGGGATCAACGAGGTCATCCGTTCGGACACCGACTTCTCGCTGGTCATCTACCGCACCCAGTTGTTCGACCCGGCTGACATCGACAATGTCAAGAAGATCCAGTCCGGTTACACCGTGCAACCGCTGTCGGCCTTCGAAAACAAGCCTGCCGCAACAGCTCCCGCGATGGACTTCGTGGCTCCGCTGAGTCCCGACGAGCAGAGGACGTCACCGAAGTTCTTCCAGATCCTCAACTTCGTTCTCAAGTCCGCACCCGTACTGCCGGACGAAAAGGAGCTGCGGGAGCGCTTCGCGACCATCGGGATCGGACCTGACGGCGACTTCGACCCCGACACCATGAGCAAGGAAAACCTGCAGGCCGTGCAGGATGGGATGGCCGACGCTTGGGCCGAACTGAGCACTTTCCAGAAGGACAAGCTCAACACAGGCGAGGTCACTTCCGGGCAGCTGTTCGGCACCCACGCCGAGCTGAAGAACAACTACCTCTACCGGATGGCCGGTTCGGTGCTGGGCATCTACGGCAACGTGGCGAAGGAAGCCATGTACCCGGTGATCGCCACGGACTCGACCGGTGCGCCACTGACAGGGGCCGGCAAGTACACGCTGCGGTTCGCGCCCGGGCAGCTGCCTCCGGTCAACTCGTTCTGGTCGATCACCATGTACAAGATGCCGCAGAGTCTGCTGGTGGCCAATCCGATCAACCGGTACCTGATCAACTCGCCGATGCTGCCGGAGCTGGTTCGCGACCCGGACGGAGGTATCACCATCCAGGTCCAGAACCAGTCGCCCGGCCCCGGCAAGGAGGCCAACTGGTTGCCGGCTCCGGAGGGGCCGTTCCAGATGATCCTGCGGCTGTACTGGCCCAAGGAGGAGGCGCTCAACGGCACCTGGAAGGCGCCTTCTGCCCTGAAGAGCTGA
- a CDS encoding cutinase family protein, translating into MFSHRKRRPQRGSARSGGRWVGLGAAALLTSGVPLVGLTAPPVASAADCADAEVVFARGTDEPAGMGRVGDALVDSLRKQAPGMTINTYGVNYKASKLQLHGGDGAKDAISHIKSTLSSCPDTKIVLGGYSQGASVINIVAGNPLGGIKWGDSLPSEYADNVVAITTFGDVGTRTKQSIATQSALYGAKAIDLCNPMDPICHEGQGNEWSGHTEGYVPVYTTQAAAFIASKLLAGSGQSVPGFGPPSQYGPSVPGYGPGYAPSSPGYGPDTTGYGPATPGYPPDSSVHGAQPGYGPATPGYSPQDPGYGLPPAGPGPSTYPPATPAPEYGLVSALR; encoded by the coding sequence ATGTTCTCTCACCGCAAACGTCGCCCTCAGCGGGGCAGTGCGCGGTCAGGTGGTCGCTGGGTCGGGCTTGGCGCTGCTGCACTTCTCACTTCCGGAGTTCCGCTCGTGGGCCTGACCGCGCCGCCGGTGGCTTCTGCCGCCGACTGTGCGGACGCCGAGGTCGTCTTCGCGCGCGGCACCGACGAGCCGGCCGGCATGGGCAGAGTGGGCGATGCCCTGGTCGACTCGCTGCGCAAGCAGGCTCCCGGCATGACCATCAACACCTACGGGGTCAATTACAAGGCCAGCAAGCTGCAGCTGCACGGTGGCGACGGCGCCAAAGACGCTATTTCCCACATCAAGTCCACGCTGTCGTCCTGCCCCGACACCAAGATCGTCCTGGGTGGCTACTCGCAGGGTGCGAGTGTGATCAACATCGTGGCCGGCAACCCGCTCGGTGGCATCAAGTGGGGTGATTCGCTCCCGTCTGAGTACGCGGACAACGTCGTGGCGATCACGACCTTCGGCGACGTGGGTACCCGTACCAAGCAATCGATAGCAACGCAGAGCGCACTGTACGGAGCCAAGGCGATCGACCTGTGCAACCCCATGGACCCGATCTGTCACGAGGGCCAGGGCAACGAATGGAGCGGACACACCGAGGGGTATGTCCCGGTGTACACCACCCAGGCGGCCGCCTTCATCGCATCGAAGTTGCTGGCCGGGTCCGGTCAGTCGGTGCCGGGCTTCGGTCCACCGTCGCAGTACGGCCCCTCGGTGCCGGGATACGGGCCGGGGTACGCCCCGTCGTCACCGGGCTACGGCCCTGACACCACCGGGTACGGTCCGGCCACACCGGGATACCCTCCGGATTCTTCCGTGCACGGTGCGCAACCGGGATATGGGCCGGCCACACCGGGTTACAGCCCGCAGGATCCGGGTTACGGTCTGCCACCAGCCGGACCCGGTCCGTCGACATACCCGCCTGCGACACCCGCTCCCGAGTACGGGCTGGTTTCAGCGTTGCGTTGA
- a CDS encoding helix-turn-helix transcriptional regulator: MVPTDPDRRAELGTFLRSSRERLPRVDFGLPAGGRGRTVGLRREEVAYLSGVSVTWYTWLEQGRDINPSRQVLDAVSRALRLTVAEHRYVLGLAGFAPLPAPVADDVTMVPSHVQRLLDAIGENPAYALTPEWGIAGWNAAYERLYPNVSTTPATERNLLWLVFTDPAVRTLLDDWQVTSQRFLAEFRAEIGSRMGDPALLDLIARLSEVSSEFRAGWERHDIRGFESRERIFHHPRSGTVRYEHHQLRPSDQPEFQIVVYTPLEDAQLSSTQR; encoded by the coding sequence GTGGTGCCCACCGACCCCGACCGGCGCGCCGAACTCGGCACGTTCCTGCGGTCGAGCCGCGAACGCCTGCCGCGCGTCGACTTCGGTTTGCCCGCCGGCGGGAGGGGCCGAACAGTCGGATTGCGACGTGAAGAGGTGGCCTACCTGTCCGGGGTGAGCGTCACCTGGTACACCTGGCTCGAACAGGGCCGCGATATCAACCCGTCGCGTCAGGTACTCGATGCGGTCAGCCGCGCGTTGCGCCTCACCGTGGCCGAACACCGTTACGTTCTCGGTCTGGCCGGATTCGCACCGCTGCCCGCACCGGTTGCCGACGACGTGACCATGGTGCCGTCCCACGTGCAGCGGTTGCTCGACGCGATCGGCGAGAATCCCGCATATGCCTTGACCCCCGAGTGGGGCATCGCCGGTTGGAACGCCGCCTACGAACGGCTGTACCCGAATGTGTCGACAACCCCTGCGACAGAACGAAATCTGTTGTGGCTGGTCTTCACCGACCCCGCCGTCCGCACCTTGCTCGATGACTGGCAGGTCACCAGCCAACGTTTTCTCGCCGAGTTCCGTGCCGAAATCGGTTCTCGCATGGGCGACCCCGCGCTTCTGGACCTGATCGCCCGACTATCTGAGGTCAGCTCTGAGTTCCGGGCCGGTTGGGAACGACACGATATCCGAGGCTTCGAATCGCGCGAGCGCATCTTCCACCACCCTCGGTCAGGCACCGTCCGCTACGAACACCACCAACTGCGCCCGTCCGATCAGCCTGAATTCCAGATCGTCGTGTATACGCCGCTGGAGGACGCGCAACTCTCGTCAACGCAACGCTGA
- the ilvD gene encoding dihydroxy-acid dehydratase, which yields MIPLRSRTVTHGRNMAGARALLRAAGVAREDFGKPIVAVANSFTEFVPGHTHLQPVGRIVSAAIQQAGGIPREFNTIAVDDGIAMGHNGMLYSLPSRDLIADSVEYMVEAHRADALVCISNCDKITPGMLMAALRLDIPTVFVSGGPMEGGRATLVDGRVRTGLHLIDPMTGAADPTMSDEDLDRIEEAACPTCGSCSGMFTANSMNCLVEALGLALPGNGSVLATHTARRALYEKAGATVLDLTTRYYDGGDVSVLPRAIASRPAFENAMAMDVAMGGSTNTVLHLMAAAHEAELDFTITEIDEISRRVPCLCKVAPNGTYLMEDVHRAGGIPAILGELHRAGLLSKEVHAVHSATLDDWLGTWDVRGIGPSDDALELFHAAPGGRRSATAFSQSERWESLDVDAATGCIRDVAHAYSPDGGLAILTGNLAPDGAVVKTAGVGEDLLSFEGPAVVVDSQEEAVDAILTGRVTAGDVVVVRYEGPRGGPGMQEMLYPTSFLKGRGLGKVCALITDGRFSGGSSGLSIGHVSPEAAAGGPIALVCEGDRIRIDIPSRTVALDVPDAELARRRTELLASGGYRPRDRDRPVSAALRAYAMLVTSADRGAVRELSGS from the coding sequence ATGATCCCGTTGCGTTCCCGCACTGTCACCCACGGCCGCAATATGGCCGGGGCGCGCGCACTACTGCGTGCCGCCGGCGTCGCCCGCGAGGACTTCGGAAAGCCCATCGTGGCGGTCGCGAACAGCTTCACCGAGTTCGTGCCCGGTCATACACATCTGCAACCAGTCGGGCGGATCGTTTCGGCAGCCATCCAGCAGGCCGGTGGCATCCCGCGAGAGTTCAACACCATAGCCGTCGACGACGGAATCGCCATGGGACACAACGGAATGTTGTATTCGTTGCCGTCGCGCGATCTCATCGCCGACTCGGTCGAGTACATGGTGGAAGCGCACCGCGCAGACGCCCTGGTGTGTATCTCCAACTGCGACAAGATCACTCCGGGCATGCTGATGGCCGCACTGCGGCTCGACATTCCGACGGTGTTCGTCTCCGGTGGCCCGATGGAGGGTGGACGTGCGACGCTGGTCGACGGCCGGGTACGGACCGGCCTGCACCTGATCGATCCCATGACCGGCGCCGCCGACCCGACGATGTCGGATGAGGACCTGGACCGGATCGAGGAGGCCGCCTGTCCGACGTGCGGGTCCTGTTCGGGCATGTTCACAGCCAACTCGATGAACTGTCTGGTCGAGGCGCTGGGTCTGGCATTGCCCGGTAACGGGTCGGTGCTGGCCACCCATACCGCCCGACGCGCGTTGTACGAGAAGGCCGGCGCCACTGTCCTCGACCTGACGACTCGCTATTACGACGGAGGGGACGTCTCGGTTCTGCCGCGTGCCATTGCATCGCGGCCGGCTTTCGAGAACGCCATGGCGATGGATGTCGCGATGGGCGGCTCGACCAACACCGTGCTCCATCTGATGGCTGCGGCACATGAGGCCGAACTGGATTTCACGATCACCGAGATCGACGAGATTTCCCGTCGGGTCCCATGCCTGTGCAAGGTAGCCCCCAACGGCACGTATCTGATGGAGGATGTGCATCGCGCCGGTGGCATTCCCGCGATCCTCGGCGAATTGCACCGGGCCGGGCTGCTGTCCAAGGAGGTCCATGCCGTGCATTCCGCCACTCTCGACGATTGGCTCGGCACCTGGGACGTCCGGGGAATCGGGCCGTCCGATGATGCCCTCGAGTTGTTTCACGCCGCACCGGGCGGGCGCCGTAGCGCCACGGCATTCTCCCAGTCCGAGCGGTGGGAGAGCCTCGACGTCGACGCCGCGACCGGGTGTATCCGTGATGTCGCACATGCCTATTCGCCCGACGGCGGGCTGGCGATCCTCACCGGCAATCTCGCTCCCGACGGTGCCGTCGTGAAAACCGCAGGCGTCGGCGAAGACCTGCTTTCCTTCGAAGGCCCGGCGGTGGTCGTCGACTCGCAGGAAGAAGCCGTCGACGCGATCCTCACGGGCCGGGTGACCGCAGGCGATGTGGTGGTGGTCCGCTACGAAGGCCCACGGGGCGGCCCGGGGATGCAAGAAATGCTGTATCCGACTTCGTTTCTGAAGGGGCGTGGACTCGGCAAGGTGTGTGCCCTCATCACCGACGGTCGGTTCTCTGGAGGCAGCTCGGGCCTCTCGATCGGACATGTGTCGCCGGAGGCCGCCGCAGGCGGTCCTATCGCTCTGGTTTGCGAGGGGGACCGCATTCGGATCGACATCCCCTCGCGGACCGTGGCTTTGGACGTGCCTGACGCTGAGCTTGCGCGTCGGCGCACCGAGCTGTTGGCGTCCGGTGGTTACCGGCCGCGTGATCGTGACCGACCCGTTTCAGCTGCGCTGCGGGCCTACGCGATGTTGGTAACTTCCGCCGACCGCGGAGCGGTCCGGGAATTATCCGGAAGTTAG
- a CDS encoding TIGR02206 family membrane protein: MLSAQREFSAYGLSHLVVLTLFALGAVLLVVVGRRQTEVQARLLSRVLAVLLIAAFLVALVYKFIQPTIDTSVPLQLCDLAELAAAYALWSRRHWAFVLTYYWGLVLSSQALITPDIGTPREGAPDFPHHLFATFFTLHVLVVWAAIYLTWGRGMRPRWRDYRFAVIATLAWVAVTLAFNAITGANYGYLNRKPPTASVLDVLGPWPVYLAVEVAIVLIVWALMTWPWERMRRSCEVPVS; the protein is encoded by the coding sequence TTGTTGTCCGCGCAACGTGAGTTCTCGGCATACGGCCTGTCGCACCTGGTGGTGCTGACGTTGTTCGCGCTCGGCGCGGTGCTGCTGGTCGTCGTCGGCCGTCGGCAAACCGAAGTGCAGGCCCGGCTCCTGAGCCGGGTATTGGCAGTTCTGCTCATCGCGGCGTTCCTCGTGGCGCTGGTCTACAAGTTCATCCAGCCGACCATCGACACCTCAGTGCCACTGCAGTTGTGCGACCTGGCCGAACTCGCCGCGGCATACGCACTGTGGTCGCGACGGCATTGGGCGTTCGTTCTCACCTACTACTGGGGCCTGGTGCTGAGCTCGCAGGCGCTGATCACGCCCGACATCGGTACCCCCAGAGAAGGCGCGCCGGATTTTCCGCACCACCTCTTCGCCACCTTCTTCACACTGCACGTGCTCGTGGTGTGGGCGGCGATCTATCTGACCTGGGGTAGAGGCATGCGCCCACGGTGGCGTGACTATCGCTTCGCGGTCATCGCGACGCTCGCATGGGTGGCCGTGACGCTTGCCTTCAATGCGATCACCGGAGCCAACTATGGCTATCTCAACCGGAAACCACCGACCGCCTCGGTGCTGGACGTGCTGGGGCCCTGGCCGGTGTACCTGGCAGTCGAAGTCGCGATCGTGCTGATCGTGTGGGCACTGATGACGTGGCCGTGGGAGCGGATGCGCCGGAGCTGTGAAGTACCTGTCAGTTGA